In the genome of Taurinivorans muris, one region contains:
- a CDS encoding AI-2E family transporter, which yields MNPKLQSRILACLAVLCWILLFHSQTNLIIMASAIAFLTYPFFQRLNKKFSIWFSVGIYYACLALLFIIPIVLITVLVTPQAVNGYKTILLWVDKGLELPPVAEQYINHVYIWLDAIPGFQDLQSSTAEISGTIKRNLSKFLQLLLTGGISFAGSTINIALQLFLIIFLAGLAVVYAKTCYKLAVRITGLPQECIDRFIIALQRAVRSIFLGIFFVAFVQGILTGIGFFIFGVNDAAFWGLAAMICAVIPILGTALIWMPIAITVWVGGSFYSALGIVLWGIIIVAGADNFLRPYCLQKGIKTSIIVLFFAIICSIIAFGPIGLILGPTLVALGIQAVEESDYLLRKAEHME from the coding sequence ATGAACCCTAAACTGCAGTCACGGATTTTGGCTTGCCTTGCCGTTTTATGTTGGATTTTGCTTTTTCATTCACAGACAAATCTTATCATTATGGCAAGCGCCATAGCGTTTTTAACCTATCCTTTTTTTCAGCGGCTCAACAAAAAATTCAGCATTTGGTTTTCTGTCGGAATTTACTATGCCTGCCTCGCCCTGCTTTTTATCATTCCCATTGTCCTGATTACGGTTCTTGTCACTCCGCAGGCTGTCAACGGCTATAAAACCATTCTCCTGTGGGTCGATAAAGGATTGGAACTACCCCCTGTGGCTGAACAATATATCAATCATGTTTACATATGGCTGGACGCCATTCCCGGCTTTCAAGACCTGCAAAGTTCCACTGCGGAAATAAGCGGAACAATAAAACGAAACCTTTCCAAATTCTTGCAGCTGCTTTTAACGGGCGGTATCAGCTTTGCCGGCAGCACCATAAATATTGCTCTGCAGCTTTTTTTGATTATTTTCCTTGCCGGGCTTGCCGTTGTTTATGCAAAAACATGTTACAAACTTGCCGTCAGAATCACGGGGCTTCCGCAAGAGTGTATCGACAGGTTCATCATCGCCCTGCAACGAGCTGTGCGCTCCATTTTTTTGGGAATTTTCTTTGTCGCTTTCGTGCAGGGAATTTTAACAGGTATCGGATTTTTCATTTTCGGCGTGAACGATGCGGCTTTTTGGGGATTGGCAGCCATGATTTGCGCCGTCATTCCGATTTTGGGAACAGCCCTTATCTGGATGCCTATCGCCATTACGGTTTGGGTCGGCGGTTCTTTTTACAGCGCGCTCGGCATTGTGCTTTGGGGCATCATCATTGTTGCGGGGGCTGACAACTTTTTACGCCCTTATTGCCTTCAAAAGGGCATAAAAACATCCATCATCGTTTTATTTTTCGCTATCATATGCAGTATCATCGCTTTTGGCCCGATCGGGCTTATCCTCGGTCCCACCCTTGTGGCACTTGGCATTCAAGCCGTGGAAGAAAGCGATTATTTATTGCGGAAAGCGGAACATATGGAATAG
- a CDS encoding VacJ family lipoprotein, whose amino-acid sequence MPKILFTFFLCAAFCVSNAVGFSFAKQLIIPPEVIVSEDYFDDDYFDDEYEDEASFVPHDDTFRAWNTFWHNINDYALMRVLKPAHNKYGDITTPEIRTGFKAFRENIKTPKRMLNAFLQGDVDQFFIEIGRFIVNTTTSLGFVDVASVNNKPLSPYTPENLRFGYTLAKWGFPEGAYFVIPFYGPSTIRETVGTGVDVFSNAFDYLIAWYVYTPTELFLAFNGLDDFIPPYEAITSHAVDPYVALRNAYLETLYLSKPIVSKPKK is encoded by the coding sequence ATGCCAAAAATCCTTTTCACATTTTTTTTATGCGCGGCATTTTGCGTAAGCAATGCCGTTGGTTTTTCCTTTGCGAAACAGTTGATTATCCCACCTGAAGTCATTGTTTCCGAGGATTATTTCGATGATGATTATTTTGATGACGAATACGAGGACGAGGCTTCTTTTGTTCCGCATGATGACACGTTCAGAGCGTGGAACACGTTTTGGCACAATATCAATGATTATGCTTTGATGCGTGTTCTGAAACCGGCCCATAACAAATACGGCGACATCACCACCCCGGAAATCCGCACGGGTTTCAAAGCGTTCCGTGAAAACATAAAAACCCCGAAACGCATGTTAAATGCTTTTTTACAAGGAGATGTCGATCAGTTTTTTATTGAAATCGGGAGATTTATTGTCAACACGACAACAAGCCTGGGCTTTGTCGATGTGGCAAGCGTCAACAACAAGCCCCTTTCCCCTTATACCCCTGAAAATCTCCGCTTCGGCTACACGCTGGCAAAATGGGGCTTTCCGGAAGGAGCGTATTTTGTCATTCCTTTTTACGGACCTTCCACGATCCGTGAAACCGTCGGCACCGGGGTTGATGTGTTCAGCAACGCTTTCGACTATCTCATAGCGTGGTATGTCTATACCCCGACGGAACTTTTCTTGGCTTTCAACGGATTAGACGATTTTATTCCGCCTTATGAAGCAATCACCTCCCATGCCGTAGACCCGTATGTGGCGCTTAGGAACGCATATTTGGAAACTCTCTACCTTTCAAAACCCATTGTTTCAAAACCGAAAAAGTAA
- a CDS encoding TIGR03960 family B12-binding radical SAM protein: protein MREILALLPKPSRYLGIEEGAAEVDLSKTRLHTVLAFPDMYEVGMSYLGHKILYSLLNNHPEITAERVFTPCREAAQILREHGIPLATLESDTPLAKTHLIGFSITTELCFTNLLYMLDLADIPLRAEDRGDDLFAYPIIMAGGGCTICAEPVAPFMDIMALGEGEIMMPPLMELLIEARRKKWTKTRFLEEASRISGIYVPRFFDLNADGSLTPKLSGYTKIKRRAVADLKDARYPDKQVVPFGAVHNRLSLEIARGCTRGCRFCQAGMTLRPSRERNVEEIKGILDSCLAKTGFDDVSFLALSCGDFSMLKHLFLDSAEKCKKEQVSISLPSLRVGSVDGDIMQAMAGIRRTGATLAPEAGSQRLRDVINKGVTEEALIHHVRQLVGYGWQQVKLYFMIGLPTETYEDLDAIVELCKKVRDCCRIPDEKGYIEGPRIAITAALSPFVPKTHTPFQWEAQISLEEMKNRIFYLRDQFKKQKALVMRWHEPAMSHLEGIISRGDRRLAPFIECAYKKGAIFSTWVEGFSLEPWYEAAKECNINIEEWTGKRDISAALAWDHLETGVSKEFLLKERERALQEKITEDCRYHACRNCGACDTKAGPSLLKEDGDGPLQTKLNQTSRDQIEFGEIPAHNPSQKAEAPHIADSLKQKAVRYRIWHRKLGQAAFLSQLEIQALFDRAMRRAKLPLAFSQGFHPMPLLTFGMALTTSIESEAEWFAITLRTRMKKEEVVKVLNPHMLRGMEITHIEEMPLTGTIGSAVRETFLLGHTRYDNETIWNRMEQFALQKEVMHSKTNKKGVLKSRNIRPVLIAYEKAEHPDFAVKMTLSWEEGYISPITFSQFILENSSGADIKIRKTTQYFA, encoded by the coding sequence ATGCGTGAAATTTTAGCCTTGCTGCCGAAACCGAGCCGTTATCTGGGCATTGAAGAAGGTGCTGCCGAAGTTGATTTATCCAAAACACGGCTCCATACGGTTTTGGCGTTTCCCGACATGTATGAAGTCGGAATGTCATATTTGGGGCATAAGATCTTATACAGCCTTTTAAACAACCACCCCGAAATCACTGCCGAACGGGTTTTCACCCCCTGCCGTGAAGCCGCCCAAATTTTACGTGAACACGGTATCCCCCTCGCAACCCTTGAAAGTGACACCCCTCTCGCCAAAACGCACCTGATCGGCTTTAGTATCACTACCGAACTTTGTTTCACCAATCTTTTATATATGCTCGACTTGGCGGATATTCCCCTGCGCGCGGAAGACAGGGGCGATGATTTGTTCGCCTACCCTATAATCATGGCGGGGGGAGGCTGCACCATCTGCGCCGAACCTGTCGCACCGTTCATGGACATCATGGCGCTTGGCGAGGGTGAAATCATGATGCCTCCGCTTATGGAATTATTGATTGAAGCCCGCCGGAAAAAATGGACAAAAACACGATTTTTGGAAGAAGCGAGCCGTATTTCCGGAATTTATGTTCCGCGTTTCTTTGATTTGAATGCTGACGGAAGTTTGACTCCGAAATTGAGCGGCTACACGAAAATCAAACGCCGTGCGGTGGCTGATTTAAAAGACGCCCGTTATCCCGACAAACAAGTTGTTCCTTTCGGGGCGGTTCACAACAGGCTTTCCCTGGAAATCGCCCGGGGCTGCACAAGAGGCTGCCGTTTTTGTCAGGCAGGCATGACGCTCCGCCCTTCACGGGAAAGAAATGTTGAGGAAATAAAAGGCATTTTGGACTCTTGCCTTGCAAAAACAGGTTTTGACGATGTTTCTTTTCTCGCTTTGTCTTGCGGCGACTTTTCCATGCTCAAACATTTATTTTTAGATTCCGCCGAAAAATGCAAAAAAGAACAAGTTTCCATATCCCTGCCATCTTTGCGGGTCGGCTCTGTGGACGGCGATATCATGCAAGCCATGGCGGGTATCAGAAGAACGGGCGCAACCCTCGCTCCCGAAGCAGGCAGTCAAAGGCTCCGCGATGTCATCAACAAAGGCGTTACCGAAGAAGCCCTTATCCACCATGTCCGCCAACTGGTCGGTTATGGCTGGCAGCAGGTAAAACTCTATTTCATGATCGGACTGCCCACAGAAACCTATGAAGATTTGGACGCCATTGTCGAACTTTGCAAAAAGGTGCGTGATTGCTGCCGCATTCCCGATGAAAAAGGCTATATCGAAGGTCCCCGCATAGCAATCACGGCAGCCCTTTCCCCGTTTGTTCCGAAAACCCACACGCCTTTTCAGTGGGAAGCGCAAATTTCACTGGAAGAAATGAAAAACCGCATTTTTTATTTGCGTGACCAGTTCAAAAAACAAAAAGCCCTTGTCATGCGTTGGCACGAACCTGCCATGAGCCACCTTGAAGGCATTATTTCCCGCGGTGACAGGCGGCTTGCCCCTTTTATCGAATGCGCATACAAGAAGGGCGCAATCTTTTCCACATGGGTTGAGGGTTTCAGCCTTGAACCATGGTATGAAGCAGCCAAAGAATGCAATATTAATATTGAGGAATGGACAGGAAAAAGGGATATTTCCGCCGCGCTTGCATGGGACCACTTGGAAACGGGAGTAAGCAAAGAATTTTTGCTCAAAGAAAGAGAACGCGCCCTGCAAGAAAAAATCACGGAAGATTGCCGTTACCATGCCTGCCGAAATTGCGGCGCATGCGATACGAAGGCAGGTCCTTCGCTTCTCAAAGAAGACGGGGACGGTCCGCTGCAAACGAAACTCAACCAAACAAGCAGAGATCAGATTGAATTCGGTGAAATCCCGGCTCATAATCCCAGCCAAAAAGCGGAAGCGCCGCATATTGCCGACAGCCTCAAACAAAAAGCCGTCCGTTACCGTATTTGGCATAGGAAATTGGGACAAGCGGCTTTTTTAAGCCAACTGGAAATACAAGCTCTTTTCGATAGGGCAATGCGGAGAGCTAAACTGCCCTTGGCGTTTTCCCAAGGCTTTCACCCCATGCCACTGCTCACATTCGGCATGGCGCTGACAACAAGCATAGAAAGCGAAGCGGAATGGTTCGCCATAACCCTGCGAACCCGCATGAAAAAGGAAGAAGTTGTCAAAGTGCTGAACCCCCATATGCTGCGCGGCATGGAAATCACCCATATAGAAGAAATGCCCCTTACCGGAACAATAGGAAGCGCCGTCAGGGAAACCTTCCTTTTAGGGCATACGCGCTATGATAATGAAACCATTTGGAACCGTATGGAGCAATTTGCCCTGCAAAAAGAAGTCATGCACAGCAAAACAAATAAAAAAGGCGTATTGAAATCCCGCAATATCCGCCCTGTGCTCATTGCATACGAAAAGGCTGAACACCCTGATTTTGCCGTGAAAATGACCTTGTCTTGGGAAGAAGGCTATATTTCTCCCATAACCTTCAGCCAATTCATTCTTGAAAACAGCTCGGGCGCGGACATAAAAATCCGCAAGACAACACAGTATTTTGCATAA
- the gpt gene encoding xanthine phosphoribosyltransferase, whose product MQNKTVNTFPVTWEQVHRDALRLANKLKEIQKFDAILAVCRGGLVPAALIARELNIHVIDTVCFDTNQNQEHIIKISSLPDKNLLVVDDIVNTGNTAKTVRKLFPAAHYASLYIKEDYKTLIDSYITAVDQNTWFIFPWEHE is encoded by the coding sequence ATGCAAAACAAAACCGTCAATACTTTTCCCGTCACATGGGAGCAAGTTCACCGTGACGCTTTGCGTTTAGCCAATAAGCTGAAAGAAATACAAAAATTTGACGCAATCCTTGCCGTTTGCCGGGGAGGGCTTGTGCCCGCCGCCCTTATCGCACGGGAACTCAATATCCATGTTATTGACACTGTTTGCTTTGATACCAATCAAAATCAAGAACATATCATAAAAATTTCTTCTTTGCCCGACAAAAACCTGCTTGTCGTCGACGATATTGTAAATACCGGAAACACGGCGAAAACGGTCCGCAAACTCTTTCCTGCCGCTCATTATGCCAGCCTTTATATCAAGGAAGACTATAAAACGCTTATAGATTCGTATATCACAGCAGTAGACCAAAACACATGGTTTATTTTTCCATGGGAACATGAGTAA
- a CDS encoding ABC transporter ATP-binding protein has product MNSSLQKAWDIKIENLSSGYKDVTVIKSMNAHIPAQKITAVLGESGCGKTTLIKTFLGLIPIKSGKLFFADKDVTALNEKSFRIMRRRFGVLFQDGALLSSLNLLDNVALPLMEHTKLSKQTIRKAVLEILDLVGLKDAAYRYPSELSGGMRKRAGLARAIITEPPLLFYDEPTSGLDPITSLRMDRLLLDMQSYYQHMTTILITHDMNSVSRVADHILLVKDGIAHFNGTKEDFFSSSDPYIKNFLEQEETQKQNHVLPDNPEVRQALDAWLES; this is encoded by the coding sequence ATGAATTCGTCATTACAAAAAGCTTGGGATATTAAAATTGAAAATCTCTCTTCCGGCTATAAAGACGTTACGGTTATAAAAAGCATGAACGCCCATATCCCCGCACAAAAAATCACGGCTGTTTTGGGTGAATCAGGCTGCGGCAAAACAACGCTCATAAAAACTTTTTTAGGGCTTATTCCCATTAAAAGCGGAAAACTTTTTTTTGCGGATAAAGACGTGACAGCTCTCAATGAAAAATCGTTCCGTATCATGCGCAGGCGGTTCGGCGTTCTCTTTCAAGACGGCGCTTTGCTGAGTTCCCTCAATTTGCTTGACAATGTCGCCCTTCCTTTAATGGAACATACCAAGCTTTCCAAACAAACCATCAGGAAAGCCGTGCTTGAAATCCTTGATCTGGTGGGATTGAAAGACGCAGCCTACCGGTATCCCAGTGAGTTGTCAGGAGGCATGCGAAAACGCGCAGGGCTTGCAAGAGCTATCATCACAGAGCCCCCCCTCCTTTTTTACGATGAACCGACCTCCGGACTTGACCCGATCACGTCCCTGCGGATGGACAGGCTTTTGCTGGATATGCAATCTTACTATCAGCATATGACCACTATCCTCATCACCCATGACATGAACAGCGTAAGCCGCGTTGCCGACCATATTCTGCTTGTCAAAGACGGTATCGCCCACTTCAACGGCACAAAGGAAGACTTTTTCTCCTCTTCCGACCCCTATATCAAAAATTTTCTGGAACAGGAAGAAACGCAAAAACAAAACCATGTGCTTCCGGATAATCCGGAAGTGCGCCAAGCCCTTGATGCATGGCTCGAAAGTTAA
- a CDS encoding HypC/HybG/HupF family hydrogenase formation chaperone: MCLAVPVCVTEVLEDDMAKVRVGEGETYLTVSTMLLENPPEIGDYMIVHAGFALRVLEEKEAGEALALLKEVAQSGRVVEF; the protein is encoded by the coding sequence ATGTGCTTAGCAGTTCCCGTATGCGTTACGGAAGTTTTGGAAGACGATATGGCGAAAGTCCGTGTGGGCGAGGGAGAAACATATCTGACCGTTTCCACCATGCTTTTGGAAAATCCTCCTGAAATTGGCGATTACATGATAGTTCATGCCGGTTTCGCCCTTCGCGTGCTTGAAGAAAAAGAAGCCGGTGAGGCATTGGCTTTATTGAAAGAAGTGGCGCAGAGCGGGCGGGTAGTGGAGTTTTAA
- a CDS encoding MlaC/ttg2D family ABC transporter substrate-binding protein has translation MMYKVILSCLLALSVSVCAAFADPGTPKQRVEDGSARIFNLLLQEEFQNPQTRPNVLKEIEKELISFFDFEEFATRTVGPKWRQFTPEQKKRFTEAFTELLRNSYIDTLNSYNGETLAYVGEVRSKDGKKVEVHTLFKGQEKDYPVSFRMIVKNDIWVVYDVIIEGISMIKNYREQFHDILIKASPEELITRIKQKANDKKNEIGTKEKNKDTDKK, from the coding sequence ATGATGTATAAAGTAATCCTATCCTGTTTATTGGCATTATCGGTTTCCGTCTGCGCAGCCTTTGCCGACCCTGGAACACCGAAACAGCGTGTTGAAGACGGCAGCGCAAGAATTTTCAATCTCCTTTTGCAGGAAGAATTTCAAAATCCGCAAACAAGACCGAACGTATTGAAAGAAATCGAAAAAGAGCTGATCAGCTTCTTTGACTTTGAAGAGTTTGCGACCCGTACTGTCGGACCTAAATGGCGCCAGTTCACTCCTGAACAAAAAAAACGCTTTACTGAAGCGTTCACCGAATTGCTTAGAAATTCCTATATCGACACGCTCAATTCCTATAACGGGGAAACCCTCGCCTATGTCGGCGAAGTCCGCTCCAAGGACGGTAAAAAAGTTGAAGTCCATACGCTCTTTAAAGGACAGGAAAAGGATTATCCCGTATCATTCCGCATGATTGTAAAAAACGACATTTGGGTTGTCTATGATGTCATCATCGAAGGAATCAGCATGATTAAAAATTACCGCGAACAATTCCATGATATTTTAATCAAGGCAAGCCCGGAAGAGCTCATCACCCGTATCAAACAAAAAGCAAACGATAAGAAAAACGAAATCGGAACCAAAGAAAAAAACAAAGACACAGATAAAAAATAA
- the mlaD gene encoding outer membrane lipid asymmetry maintenance protein MlaD — protein MVKKQSAVGIFVLIGLICLGYLTVKLGKMEILGSNTYTVEAQFSSVQGLRNGANVEISGVQVGRVSAIELDTETYTAKISMKINNTVALSEDTMAAIKTSGLIGDKFVELTPGGSDELLAEGAYITDTEPPVDLIALISKYVFGSL, from the coding sequence ATGGTAAAAAAACAAAGCGCTGTCGGAATATTTGTTTTAATCGGCCTTATCTGCCTTGGCTATTTAACCGTAAAACTGGGGAAAATGGAAATTCTCGGAAGCAACACCTACACCGTTGAAGCGCAGTTTTCCTCCGTCCAAGGGTTAAGAAACGGTGCGAACGTTGAAATTTCCGGTGTCCAAGTGGGACGTGTCAGCGCCATTGAGCTTGACACGGAAACATATACAGCCAAAATCAGCATGAAAATCAACAATACCGTTGCGTTGAGCGAAGATACAATGGCGGCGATAAAAACAAGCGGGCTTATAGGCGATAAATTTGTGGAACTCACTCCGGGAGGCTCTGACGAGCTTTTAGCCGAAGGGGCATATATTACGGATACAGAACCGCCTGTCGATTTAATCGCCCTCATTTCAAAATACGTATTTGGGAGTTTATGA
- a CDS encoding MlaE family ABC transporter permease: MIYKIPIDIFIKILDTLGALTLFLFDAVIATKNVRHLLNKIFNQVFVIGAQSIFVILLIGIFTGLVLGLQAFYAMSMFEAQGMLGSLISLTLIREMGPVLTAIMVAARAGSAMTAEIGVMRISDQIDALEVMDIHPIGYLVSPRLWAALISFPLLTAIFNIIGLIGGYLSACVLLGLNSGRYMSGIESSVMLSDVNGCMLKSLVFAVIVILICCYQGYFVHDRKDSKGPVAVGNATTSAVVTSCVLILVADYVLSSILL; this comes from the coding sequence ATGATATACAAAATACCTATTGATATTTTCATAAAGATACTTGACACGTTGGGCGCACTGACCCTTTTTCTTTTTGATGCAGTTATTGCCACCAAAAATGTCCGTCACCTGTTAAACAAAATTTTCAATCAAGTTTTCGTCATCGGGGCGCAATCGATCTTCGTCATTTTGCTCATCGGGATTTTTACCGGTCTTGTGCTCGGACTGCAAGCTTTTTACGCCATGAGCATGTTTGAAGCGCAAGGCATGCTCGGCTCACTCATTTCTTTGACCCTCATCCGTGAAATGGGTCCTGTCCTAACAGCCATCATGGTTGCGGCAAGGGCGGGAAGCGCCATGACAGCCGAAATCGGCGTTATGCGTATCAGCGACCAAATCGACGCTCTTGAAGTTATGGATATTCATCCTATCGGCTATCTGGTCAGTCCCAGATTATGGGCGGCGCTGATTTCTTTTCCTCTGCTCACGGCGATTTTCAACATCATCGGACTTATCGGCGGTTATTTGTCCGCCTGCGTCCTTTTAGGGCTCAACAGCGGACGCTATATGTCCGGCATAGAATCTTCCGTAATGCTGAGCGATGTGAACGGCTGTATGCTCAAATCCCTTGTTTTCGCCGTTATCGTTATTTTAATCTGCTGCTACCAAGGCTATTTCGTGCATGACAGAAAAGACTCCAAAGGTCCTGTCGCTGTCGGAAATGCGACGACTTCCGCAGTTGTCACAAGCTGCGTATTGATTTTAGTTGCCGACTATGTTCTCAGCTCCATTCTTTTATAG
- a CDS encoding P1 family peptidase yields MKIQEIPLFAIQGFKAGHAHDSEGGTGVSVFLFDKLSPVGCDIRGGGPASRETPLLDPQRGAGGLHALVLSGGSAFGLDASGGVLRYLEEQGIGFDVGVTRVPLVCHSCIFDLAVGSPYIRPTREMAYEACQNARNDFFKEGCVGAGIGASTGKICGMEYAMKTGIGAYAAECNGIQVGAVVVLNALGDVFIPETGQKIAGLLAPDKKSFSAERTVQTEFLKFLSKEEQNIFAQKESIANTTLGIVFTNARFDKAGLAKISSVTHNAFARVISPVHTMADGDTVYTVSLGQKETDINALGVFSTLVMEKALIRAVTTAVPLYGLKSYSDIIN; encoded by the coding sequence ATGAAGATACAGGAAATTCCCCTTTTTGCCATTCAAGGATTTAAAGCAGGACATGCTCATGACAGCGAAGGAGGCACGGGGGTAAGCGTATTTCTTTTTGACAAACTTAGCCCGGTCGGCTGTGATATTCGCGGGGGAGGACCTGCGAGCCGTGAAACGCCTTTGCTTGACCCTCAAAGGGGAGCGGGCGGGCTGCATGCCCTTGTGCTCTCCGGCGGCTCCGCCTTTGGCTTGGATGCGAGCGGAGGAGTCTTGCGGTATCTTGAGGAACAAGGTATTGGCTTTGATGTCGGTGTGACGAGGGTTCCTTTGGTCTGCCATTCCTGCATTTTTGATTTGGCTGTGGGAAGTCCTTATATCCGTCCCACTCGGGAAATGGCTTATGAAGCCTGCCAAAATGCCCGTAATGATTTTTTTAAAGAAGGTTGTGTCGGTGCGGGCATAGGCGCGAGCACCGGAAAAATTTGCGGTATGGAATATGCCATGAAAACGGGAATTGGCGCGTATGCCGCGGAATGCAACGGAATACAGGTTGGTGCCGTCGTTGTATTAAATGCTTTGGGGGATGTTTTTATTCCCGAAACAGGACAAAAAATAGCAGGTCTTTTAGCACCCGATAAAAAATCTTTTTCAGCTGAAAGAACTGTGCAGACGGAATTTTTAAAATTTTTGTCAAAAGAAGAGCAAAATATTTTTGCGCAAAAAGAAAGCATTGCCAATACGACACTGGGCATTGTGTTTACAAATGCCCGATTTGACAAAGCAGGTCTTGCAAAAATTTCTTCTGTGACGCATAACGCTTTCGCCCGCGTCATCAGCCCGGTGCATACCATGGCGGACGGCGACACTGTCTATACCGTGAGTTTAGGACAGAAAGAAACGGATATCAACGCCTTGGGCGTATTCAGCACGCTGGTGATGGAAAAAGCCCTTATCCGGGCTGTGACAACCGCAGTCCCCCTCTATGGATTGAAAAGTTATTCCGATATTATTAATTAA
- a CDS encoding MFS transporter, translating into MRKSYFVLILCAVGYLLSLLSRSCPTVLVDYMALDFAFTPQNIGYVSAATMFSYGFMQLPAGILADAFGPRKILIIFTLIAGFSTLCFAFSQTQTQVIISRFFIGVGVSLSVISITMLSLWFIPQTFARANSILCGISELGPVLAATPLLFVTQILTWRGAMLLMAAIILGLTFCWFFFIPEISPYQTPKKEKATFKGVMKGLLIVVKNKHFWPMCLWQMVATGSIYMMINLWFIEYMQKTSSYGFMQLSSVISIGGTCLIFIQFSVGFLSDMVFRSRKKVLILITVIYAVPCFLFVFAAGHLNYVMFVILGIMFMCGVSGSNICNTMVKEICPKELTGTALGLFNMFYPLWTALTQIWFGKILTYSAQAGYDTVRSYQMACGLVLLSAVLALVCSFVAKDTYVFSHAEQQ; encoded by the coding sequence ATGCGAAAAAGTTATTTTGTTCTGATTCTTTGTGCTGTCGGGTATTTGCTCAGCCTCTTGTCAAGAAGCTGTCCTACCGTGCTTGTCGATTACATGGCACTTGATTTTGCTTTCACACCGCAGAATATCGGATACGTCAGCGCCGCAACCATGTTTTCTTACGGTTTCATGCAGCTGCCTGCCGGAATTTTGGCAGACGCTTTCGGACCTCGGAAAATTTTAATTATTTTTACCTTGATTGCAGGTTTTTCAACCCTTTGTTTCGCTTTTTCCCAAACACAGACGCAGGTGATTATTTCCCGTTTCTTTATCGGGGTAGGGGTATCCTTATCCGTTATTTCCATTACCATGCTCAGCCTTTGGTTCATCCCGCAGACCTTCGCGAGGGCGAACAGCATATTGTGCGGCATAAGCGAACTGGGACCGGTTTTAGCCGCGACCCCGCTTTTGTTTGTCACGCAAATTCTGACGTGGCGCGGTGCTATGCTTCTTATGGCTGCGATTATTTTAGGGCTGACCTTTTGCTGGTTTTTCTTTATTCCGGAAATTTCCCCTTATCAGACGCCCAAAAAAGAAAAAGCAACATTCAAAGGGGTGATGAAAGGGCTTTTGATTGTTGTGAAAAATAAGCATTTTTGGCCTATGTGCTTATGGCAGATGGTGGCGACCGGTTCCATTTATATGATGATAAATCTTTGGTTTATCGAATACATGCAAAAAACTTCCTCCTATGGTTTCATGCAGCTTTCTTCCGTTATTTCCATTGGCGGGACATGTCTTATTTTTATTCAATTTTCCGTAGGCTTTTTATCTGACATGGTTTTCCGCAGCAGGAAAAAGGTCCTTATCCTGATCACCGTGATTTATGCAGTTCCTTGTTTCTTGTTCGTGTTCGCCGCGGGACATTTGAATTACGTCATGTTTGTCATTTTGGGCATCATGTTCATGTGCGGGGTTTCAGGTTCCAATATCTGCAATACCATGGTGAAGGAAATCTGTCCGAAAGAGCTGACCGGTACGGCACTCGGTTTGTTCAACATGTTTTATCCCCTATGGACGGCTTTGACGCAAATATGGTTCGGGAAAATTTTAACCTATTCAGCGCAGGCTGGCTATGATACGGTACGTTCGTATCAAATGGCTTGCGGGCTTGTTTTATTGAGCGCCGTTCTCGCTCTTGTCTGCAGTTTCGTCGCCAAGGATACCTATGTGTTTTCCCATGCGGAGCAGCAATGA